The following are encoded together in the Hippoglossus stenolepis isolate QCI-W04-F060 chromosome 12, HSTE1.2, whole genome shotgun sequence genome:
- the socs5b gene encoding suppressor of cytokine signaling 5b, whose translation MKKVGNMWSNLKNKCQTLFHNNSSGLSETRVEADAVHCVVDLGQGGSSGDAHASGASSPTRSLLPVPMVTAGRRHHNCVSDIPQIVEISIDKDAEDVRGGSGAVPHARRDSYSRHAPWGGKKKHSCSTKTQSSLEADRRSGRLRGSGNRRERRYGVSSLQEMSDSVSGGRSLNSRSLRQRLSDTVGLCLPLPARRRSRSSKNPVTSKRKIHLTELMLETCPFPPGSDLAHKWHLIKQHTAPVSPHSSTALLDAFDPAQTSPEDEEERLRERRRLSIEEGVDPPPNAQIHTLEASVPGSSLYKLGPKMAPGIGEASGDGRASGTGSSLGAGSSGACGPVLGASASAQDCDSEEDSTTLCLQARRPKQRHASGDGHLSRQQPGPWKVHTQIDYIHCLVPDLLQITALPCYWGVMDRYEAEALLDGRPEGTFLLRDSAQEDYLFSVSFRRYNRSLHARIEQWNHNFSFDAHDPCVFHSSTVTGLLEHYKDPSACMFFEPLLTAPLHRTFPFGLQHLARAAICRWTTYDGIGSLPLPPALQDFLKEYHYKQKVRVRWLEREPPLKVK comes from the coding sequence ATGAAGAAAGTGGGCAACATGTGGAGCAACCTGAAGAACAAATGCCAGACGCTGTTCCACAACAACAGTTCAGGACTCAGTGAAACCAGGGTTGAGGCAGATGCTGTCCACTGTGTGGTGGATCTTGGCCAAGGAGGCAGCTCAGGTGATGCACATGCATCAGGAGCCTCCAGCCCAACACGGAGCCTTCTACCAGTGCCAATGGTAACAGCAGGGCGCCGCCATCACAACTGTGTGTCAGACATCCCGCAGATAGTAGAGATTAGTATCGACAAGGACGCAGAGGATGTGCGAGGTGGGTCGGGGGCTGTTCCCCACGCCAGGAGAGACTCCTATTCCCGTCATGCTCCATGGGGGGGCAAGAAAAAACACTCATGTTCCACCAAAACCCAGAGCTCTCTGGAAGCAGATAGGCGGTCGGGGCGTTTACGGGGGAGTGGGAACCGTAGGGAAAGGCGTTATGGAGTCAGCTCCCTCCAGGAGATGAGTGACTCTGTGTCTGGAGGACGCAGTCTAAATTCCCGGTCTTTGCGTCAACGGCTAAGTGATACAGTGGGACTGTGCTTACCCTTACCTGCTCGTAGACGCTCTCGTTCATCAAAGAACCCTGTCACCTCTAAACGTAAGATTCACCTTACAGAGCTCATGCTAGAGACGTGCCCCTTCCCACCAGGCTCAGACCTTGCTCACAAGTGGCACTTGATCAAGCAACACACAGCACCGGTCAGCCCGCATTCCTCCACTGCCCTGCTTGATGCCTTTGACCCGGCCCAGACCTCtcctgaagatgaagaggaacgTCTACGTGAGCGCCGCCGACTTAGCATTGAGGAAGGTGTGGACCCACCACCTAATGCACAGATCCACACCCTGGAGGCCTCAGTGCCGGGCTCCTCTCTCTACAAACTGGGACCAAAGATGGCTCCTGGCATTGGAGAGGCCTCTGGGGATGGCCGGGCCTCAGGGACTGGCAGCTCCTTGGGTGCTGGATCATCAGGGGCCTGTGGCCCAGTGCTGGGGGCTTCAGCATCAGCTCAGGACTGTGACTCTGAGGAGGATTCAACCACCCTCTGTCTGCAGGCCAGGAGGCCCAAGCAGAGGCATGCCTCTGGGGATGGTCACCTGAGCCGGCAGCAACCTGGGCCCTGGAAGGTTCACACCCAGATAGACTACATCCACTGTCTGGTGCCTGACCTATTGCAGATCACAGCTCTGCCCTGTTACTGGGGTGTGATGGACCGCTATGAGGCTGAGGCTCTGCTGGATGGACGGCCAGAGGGCACCTTCCTGCTGCGTGACTCCGCCCAAGAGGACTACCTCTTCTCCGTTAGCTTCCGCCGTTACAACCGCTCACTGCACGCCCGCATCGAGCAATGGAACCACAACTTCAGCTTTGACGCTCATGATCCTTGTGTATTCCACTCTTCCACCGTCACAGGACTGCTCGAGCACTACAAGGACCCCAGCGCCTGCATGTTTTTTGAACCGCTGCTCACAGCACCTCTCCATCGAACCTTCCCCTTTGGGCTGCAGCACCTGGCACGAGCTGCCATCTGCCGCTGGACCACGTACGATGGAATAGGCTCTTTGCCGCTGCCCCCTGCCCTGCAGGACTTCCTCAAGGAGTATCACTATAAACAAAAAGTACGAGTACGCTGGCTGGAGAGGGAACCGCCACTCAAGGTCAAATAG